In a single window of the Blastopirellula retiformator genome:
- a CDS encoding class I SAM-dependent methyltransferase, whose protein sequence is MSSRLFVLLSLSFASCVSLQAEEIPPALTEYKGRTIAQTMHYLGAPWLIRESREREEDCTTMLKNLGLKPGMTACDMGCGNGFYTLKMAKAVGENGKVLAVDIQPEMLRLLQARAEEAELTNIERIQGDVHDPKLPEGQVDLILCIDVYHEFSHPEQMLAAMRQSLKPTGLVVLVEFRAEDDNVPIKPLHKMSKEQVNKELTANGFRLAKQFDGLPWQHMMFYARDDAPREAPKKTEAPSQ, encoded by the coding sequence ATGTCATCTCGCCTATTCGTTTTGTTGTCGCTGTCGTTCGCCTCATGCGTTTCGCTGCAGGCCGAAGAGATTCCGCCGGCGCTGACCGAATACAAAGGCCGAACGATTGCGCAGACGATGCACTATCTTGGCGCTCCGTGGCTGATCCGGGAATCGCGCGAACGAGAAGAAGACTGCACGACGATGCTGAAAAACCTGGGCCTGAAGCCAGGGATGACTGCGTGCGACATGGGCTGCGGCAACGGCTTTTACACGCTGAAGATGGCCAAAGCGGTCGGCGAGAACGGCAAGGTGCTGGCGGTCGATATCCAGCCCGAGATGCTGCGGCTGCTGCAAGCCCGGGCCGAGGAAGCCGAGCTGACCAACATCGAGCGGATCCAGGGAGACGTCCACGATCCCAAACTGCCGGAAGGTCAGGTCGATCTGATCCTCTGCATCGACGTCTACCACGAGTTCTCACACCCCGAGCAAATGTTGGCCGCGATGCGCCAGTCGCTCAAACCGACGGGCCTCGTGGTGTTGGTCGAGTTTCGAGCCGAAGACGACAACGTGCCGATCAAGCCGCTGCACAAGATGAGCAAAGAGCAGGTCAACAAAGAATTGACGGCAAATGGATTTCGCCTGGCGAAGCAGTTCGACGGCCTCCCTTGGCAACATATGATGTTCTACGCCCGGGACGACGCCCCAAGAGAGGCCCCCAAAAAGACGGAAGCCCCTTCGCAATAA
- a CDS encoding ABC transporter ATP-binding protein yields MIQLSAVAKRFADQQVIAPTDLTIERGQFVSLVGPSGCGKSTLLRLIAGLESVSSGDLTIDEQHPGKTQTAFVFQDPTLLPWRTAQANIRLPLELLGLADGEHLAKIPSAIQLVGLRQEDAGKLPRMLSGGMRMRVSLARALVTDPQVLLLDEPFAALDDILRQQLNEELLSIWKQRRWTGVFITHNVAEAVFLSQRVLVMSARPGRIVADVPIKFDAPRDADLRASAEFAATCGAISHHLRTGAA; encoded by the coding sequence ATGATTCAACTCTCCGCCGTCGCCAAGAGGTTCGCCGATCAGCAGGTGATCGCGCCGACCGATCTGACGATTGAGCGTGGGCAGTTCGTGTCGCTGGTTGGGCCGTCGGGTTGCGGCAAGTCGACCCTCTTACGGCTGATCGCCGGGCTCGAGTCGGTCTCCAGCGGCGATCTTACCATCGACGAGCAACATCCCGGCAAGACGCAGACGGCGTTCGTCTTTCAAGATCCAACCCTGTTGCCGTGGCGTACCGCGCAGGCCAACATTCGCTTGCCGCTGGAACTGCTGGGGTTGGCCGATGGCGAGCATTTGGCGAAGATCCCGTCGGCGATTCAGCTGGTTGGGCTACGTCAGGAAGATGCCGGCAAGCTTCCGCGGATGCTCTCGGGCGGGATGCGGATGCGGGTGTCGTTGGCTCGGGCCTTGGTGACCGATCCACAGGTCTTGCTATTGGACGAACCGTTTGCGGCGCTCGATGACATCTTGCGACAGCAACTCAACGAAGAGCTGCTCTCGATCTGGAAGCAGCGCCGCTGGACCGGCGTCTTTATCACGCACAACGTCGCCGAGGCGGTCTTCCTTAGCCAGCGGGTGTTGGTGATGTCGGCCCGGCCGGGGCGGATTGTTGCCGATGTGCCGATCAAGTTTGACGCTCCCCGCGACGCCGACCTGCGAGCTTCGGCCGAGTTCGCCGCTACCTGCGGCGCTATCTCGCATCACCTCCGCACAGGAGCGGCCTGA
- a CDS encoding cation diffusion facilitator family transporter, translating into MNPSSGSSPAPLYRSASRAAWFGLGVNLTLGIVKLVGGLLGSSFALISDAVNSLGDSLTSIVVIYGLWYAQRPADDEHPYGHTRAEAVAASNVAMLIFISAMFIGWEAISRLGSEHAVPPVWTMWIAAANIVIKESLFWYKLSISRRTGSLSIAASAWDHRSDALCSLAVLIGLAVVRWGGPDYMWADEGAALVVVGAILLNTGRIYRQATSELLDPQASDELIQQIRAAAEAVPGVRAVEKLWVRKTGLEFLADIHIEVDAQLTVDAGHRIGHQVKDKLIQQFVQLRDVLVHLEPYPHEHSGDA; encoded by the coding sequence TTGAATCCTTCGTCTGGCTCTTCGCCCGCTCCTCTCTACCGCAGCGCTTCGCGCGCCGCCTGGTTCGGGCTGGGCGTGAACCTGACGTTGGGAATCGTGAAACTGGTGGGCGGCCTATTGGGTAGCTCGTTCGCGCTGATCTCCGACGCGGTTAACTCGCTCGGCGACTCCCTCACTTCGATCGTCGTCATCTATGGTTTGTGGTACGCCCAGCGTCCGGCCGACGATGAGCACCCGTATGGGCATACCCGGGCCGAGGCGGTCGCCGCGTCGAACGTAGCGATGTTGATCTTCATCTCGGCGATGTTTATCGGCTGGGAAGCGATCAGTCGGTTGGGAAGCGAGCACGCGGTTCCGCCGGTCTGGACGATGTGGATCGCGGCGGCCAATATCGTGATCAAAGAGTCGCTCTTCTGGTACAAACTGTCGATCAGCCGCCGCACTGGGTCGCTATCCATCGCGGCTAGCGCATGGGATCATCGCAGCGACGCTCTCTGTTCGCTCGCCGTGTTGATTGGTCTGGCGGTCGTCCGCTGGGGCGGGCCTGACTACATGTGGGCCGACGAAGGCGCCGCCTTGGTCGTGGTCGGGGCGATCTTGCTTAACACGGGCCGCATCTACCGGCAAGCGACCAGCGAGTTGCTCGATCCGCAAGCCAGCGACGAATTGATCCAGCAGATTCGCGCTGCCGCCGAAGCGGTGCCCGGCGTGCGCGCGGTCGAAAAGCTATGGGTGCGTAAGACCGGGCTCGAGTTTCTCGCCGACATCCATATCGAAGTCGACGCCCAGCTAACGGTTGACGCAGGGCATCGGATCGGCCATCAGGTTAAGGACAAGCTGATCCAGCAGTTCGTGCAATTGCGAGACGTGCTGGTTCACTTAGAGCCTTACCCACACGAGCATTCGGGCGACGCTTAG
- a CDS encoding class IV adenylate cyclase — MARNVEIKAHVTDMQRLRRLAAQIATEGPWTLSQVDVFFHAHHGRLKLRTINGEESELIYYHRDDLEGPKTSTYERSVTEDPAGIRRILSAVLGELGEVRKRRTLYLVGQTRVHLDEVEQLGNYMELEVVLRDDQSEAEGAIIAEDLMDRLAIRRTDLCDGAYLDLFESSQVRRAADE; from the coding sequence ATGGCGCGGAACGTAGAAATCAAGGCCCACGTGACCGACATGCAACGGCTGCGTCGACTGGCGGCGCAGATCGCGACCGAAGGACCTTGGACGCTCAGTCAAGTCGACGTCTTCTTTCATGCCCACCACGGGCGATTGAAGCTGCGGACGATCAACGGCGAAGAGTCGGAGTTGATCTACTACCATCGCGACGACTTGGAAGGGCCGAAGACTTCGACCTACGAACGCTCGGTCACCGAAGACCCGGCAGGAATCCGGCGGATCTTGTCGGCGGTCCTGGGAGAGTTGGGCGAGGTTCGCAAACGGCGGACGCTTTATTTGGTAGGCCAGACGCGGGTCCACTTGGACGAAGTCGAACAGCTGGGCAACTACATGGAACTGGAAGTCGTCCTCCGCGACGACCAATCCGAAGCGGAAGGAGCGATCATCGCCGAAGACTTGATGGACCGCCTGGCCATCCGCCGCACCGATTTGTGCGACGGGGCTTATTTGGATTTGTTCGAATCATCGCAGGTTCGCCGAGCAGCGGACGAGTGA
- a CDS encoding ABC transporter permease, whose amino-acid sequence MRETLQRILLPMVTLLIALAIWQGSVSLAKIPPYLLPSPAAVGSAFWNKGSALWFGSLLTGAGALAGFAAAVALGTLVALVFSQSRLIRLSGYPYAIFFQTVPIVAIAPWIVTLTGYGLPSVIVVATIISLFPIITSTTTGLLSVDRGLDELFRLHRASRWQTLWKLQFPAAIRYLVTGMKASSGLAVVGAIVGEFFVGYSGTQHGLGYYIRSSSDNLKTDELFAAMICCTLLGVIVFVSINLAERFFLRRWTQA is encoded by the coding sequence ATGCGCGAGACCCTACAACGAATCTTGTTGCCGATGGTCACGCTGCTGATCGCACTGGCCATCTGGCAGGGGAGCGTCTCGCTGGCGAAGATTCCGCCCTATCTATTGCCGAGCCCTGCGGCAGTTGGTTCCGCGTTTTGGAATAAAGGGAGCGCGCTCTGGTTCGGTTCGCTACTGACGGGCGCCGGCGCACTGGCCGGCTTTGCGGCGGCGGTCGCGCTCGGAACGTTGGTCGCTCTGGTCTTTTCGCAATCGCGCCTGATCCGGCTCAGCGGTTATCCCTACGCGATCTTCTTTCAAACGGTGCCGATCGTGGCGATCGCTCCCTGGATCGTCACGCTGACCGGCTATGGCCTGCCGAGCGTGATCGTGGTGGCGACGATCATCAGCTTGTTTCCCATCATCACCAGTACGACGACCGGGCTGTTGTCGGTCGATCGCGGGCTCGACGAATTGTTTCGCCTGCATCGAGCGTCGCGGTGGCAGACGCTTTGGAAACTGCAATTTCCCGCGGCGATCCGTTACCTGGTCACCGGCATGAAGGCGAGCAGCGGCTTGGCGGTGGTCGGCGCGATCGTGGGCGAGTTCTTCGTCGGATATAGCGGCACGCAACATGGCCTGGGTTATTACATTCGCAGTTCCAGCGACAATCTGAAGACCGACGAGCTGTTCGCCGCGATGATCTGCTGCACGCTGCTGGGGGTGATCGTGTTTGTCTCGATCAACTTGGCCGAACGTTTTTTTCTCCGCCGCTGGACGCAAGCGTAG
- the pepT gene encoding peptidase T, with the protein MTRKRLLDRFLRYVQVDTTAGSPGKEYPSSKGQLKLGKMLADEMRAFGISNAEQDEFGIIYAELPGNVPDAPAVAFCAHLDTSPETTGANVQPQVIQNYEGGDIVLPGDATKVIRESENPELADLHGCTLITTDGTTLLGADDKAGIAVILEMAERLMADPQIPHGPVKILLTCDEEIGHGVDHVDLKRLAADVCYTLDGGGADEINAETFSADLAVVSIHGVNIHPSIAKGRMVNALRAAGMYLDRLPRDMMSPETTEGRHGFIHPVHVSGGVAEVEIQLILRSFETKELEGHEDLLQATARSVEADLPGCKLTVVTSPQYRNMREGLEKEPRALNYAIEAHQRLSRTPKLEVIRGGTDGSILTEQGLPTPNLSTGQHNPHSPLEWACLDEMEKAVELLISLLGVWAEKK; encoded by the coding sequence ATGACTCGCAAACGCCTGCTTGATCGTTTTCTCCGCTATGTCCAGGTCGACACGACCGCGGGTTCTCCGGGCAAGGAATACCCCAGCTCCAAAGGGCAATTGAAGCTCGGCAAAATGTTGGCGGACGAAATGCGGGCCTTTGGCATTTCCAACGCCGAGCAGGACGAGTTCGGCATCATCTACGCCGAGCTGCCCGGCAATGTACCGGACGCTCCAGCGGTGGCGTTCTGCGCGCACTTGGACACTTCGCCTGAGACGACCGGCGCGAACGTCCAACCGCAGGTCATCCAGAATTACGAGGGAGGCGATATCGTTTTGCCGGGCGACGCCACCAAGGTGATCCGCGAAAGCGAGAATCCGGAACTGGCCGATTTGCATGGCTGCACGCTGATCACCACCGACGGCACAACGCTGCTGGGCGCTGACGACAAGGCGGGCATCGCCGTGATCCTGGAAATGGCGGAGCGGCTGATGGCCGATCCACAGATCCCCCACGGGCCGGTCAAGATCTTGCTGACCTGCGACGAGGAAATCGGCCACGGCGTTGACCATGTCGATCTGAAGCGGCTGGCGGCCGACGTTTGCTACACGCTGGATGGGGGCGGCGCCGACGAGATCAACGCCGAAACCTTCTCGGCCGACCTGGCGGTCGTCTCGATCCATGGCGTCAACATTCATCCCTCGATCGCCAAAGGGCGGATGGTCAACGCATTGCGGGCAGCCGGCATGTACCTCGATCGTCTGCCGCGCGACATGATGTCGCCTGAGACGACCGAGGGCCGTCATGGGTTCATCCACCCGGTGCATGTCAGCGGCGGGGTCGCCGAGGTCGAAATCCAACTGATTCTCCGATCGTTTGAAACCAAAGAGCTGGAAGGTCACGAAGACCTGCTGCAAGCGACCGCCCGCAGCGTCGAGGCCGACCTGCCGGGCTGCAAGCTGACGGTCGTCACGTCGCCCCAGTACCGCAACATGCGGGAAGGGCTGGAAAAAGAGCCACGGGCGCTCAACTACGCCATCGAGGCCCACCAGCGGCTATCACGCACCCCCAAGCTGGAAGTCATTCGGGGCGGCACCGATGGTTCGATCCTGACCGAACAAGGTTTGCCGACTCCTAACCTTTCGACGGGGCAGCACAATCCCCACTCCCCTTTGGAATGGGCCTGTCTTGATGAAATGGAGAAGGCAGTGGAACTTTTAATCTCCCTGCTCGGGGTCTGGGCCGAGAAGAAGTGA
- the glnE gene encoding bifunctional [glutamate--ammonia ligase]-adenylyl-L-tyrosine phosphorylase/[glutamate--ammonia-ligase] adenylyltransferase — MEIDQLSDLLAQDAALASWLRQLRIADIQRGSENVRSIARHPISPDLVVFLLNQLERLLPGSSDPDMALNNLERLFQASRSPLSMASLFERDLRSLETLLRIFATSQALADQLIYDPESFELLRITDGQPIARQMLVDDVVCEVKALNDEKAIMTALRRFKRRETLRIAYGDVIREQSISIVTRQISYLADALLEATVAAAYRLMQPRYGRPMVKASGPGGRRPARFVVLALGKLGGVELNYSSDVDLIFIYDEHGATDGEKKISNGEFFDRLSQRVLKLLGEPTELGAPYRIDMRLRPEGSRGPLVVSFESALHYYDVLGRTWERQAFVKARSVAGNHDLGEELLTQLESWIYRRYLSRADISGIKALKRRIEKRAERETTDDTNVKTGRGGIRDIEFVIQFLQLLNGGDLPGIRTGNTLEAIAALEGAGCLTLQERTILEENYAFLRKLEHRLQIMFDLQTHTMPSDEKELTKVALRMGYEHGKEESALVAFQNDYAEKTELNRKILDHLLHDAFPGDDDTAPTIDLVLDPEPGDEMIDEVLTGYGFHHPKNAYDNLMALTTEKVRFLSTRRCRHFLAAISPQLLEAISTTPDPDSTLINLAQVSDSLGGKGILWELFSANPATLNLYVRLCAGSPYLSSILISHPGMIDELMDSLMLDKLPTRETLDLTLTELCRGAEDITPILHSFKNLMHLRVGVLDMLGKKDLQARLETLSDIADICLKRIVAREYDYLSQRFGEPWLPEDRRCEMVIIGLGKLGGREPNYHSDLDLIFLYEGEGQTNPVNGKGRPGSATSNQHFFGQLSQRIIKSISELGPYGRLYETDARLRPTGKHGPLAVSFAEFYRYHVEGVGQLWERQALCKARPVHGDPAAGERAKELIRNVIVAKTWQPEYAVEIRDMRRRMEETATIANLKRGPGGTVDIEFVVQMLQLSCVSEQPETLQPNTIDALSALHDAGRLADDDHEHFHNAYVFFRIVEARLRLMNTTARHDLPKERLEVAKLAYLLGDMNGAQLLRECRKLARETRRRFERIFSEAAQLAPASS, encoded by the coding sequence ATGGAAATCGATCAACTTTCTGACTTACTCGCGCAAGACGCCGCCCTGGCCTCTTGGCTTAGGCAGCTACGCATCGCCGATATCCAGCGGGGAAGCGAGAACGTCCGCAGCATCGCCCGGCATCCGATTTCGCCCGATCTGGTCGTCTTTCTGCTCAACCAGCTTGAGCGGCTGTTGCCCGGCTCCAGCGATCCCGACATGGCGCTGAACAACCTGGAGCGGCTCTTCCAGGCGAGCCGTAGCCCGCTGTCGATGGCCAGCCTGTTTGAGCGGGACCTGCGATCACTGGAGACGCTGCTGCGGATCTTCGCGACCAGCCAGGCGCTGGCCGATCAATTGATCTACGATCCGGAAAGCTTCGAGCTGCTTCGCATCACCGACGGCCAGCCGATCGCCCGGCAGATGCTGGTCGACGACGTCGTCTGCGAGGTGAAAGCGCTGAACGACGAAAAAGCGATCATGACGGCGCTCCGCCGCTTCAAACGGCGCGAGACGCTGCGGATCGCCTATGGCGATGTTATCCGCGAACAGTCAATCAGCATCGTGACGCGGCAGATCTCGTACCTGGCTGACGCGCTGCTCGAAGCGACCGTCGCCGCCGCCTACCGCTTGATGCAACCGCGGTATGGCCGCCCCATGGTCAAAGCCTCGGGACCCGGCGGACGCCGGCCAGCGCGATTCGTCGTTCTGGCGCTGGGCAAGCTGGGCGGCGTCGAGCTGAACTACTCCAGCGACGTCGATCTGATCTTTATTTATGACGAGCATGGCGCCACCGACGGCGAAAAGAAGATCTCCAATGGCGAGTTCTTCGATCGCCTTTCGCAACGCGTCCTGAAACTGCTCGGCGAACCAACCGAACTGGGCGCACCTTATCGCATCGACATGCGACTGCGCCCGGAGGGAAGTCGCGGGCCGCTGGTCGTCAGCTTTGAATCCGCGCTGCACTACTACGACGTGCTGGGACGGACCTGGGAACGTCAGGCGTTCGTCAAAGCCCGCAGCGTCGCCGGCAACCATGACCTGGGCGAAGAACTGCTGACGCAGCTCGAGTCTTGGATCTATCGTCGCTACCTCAGCCGCGCCGACATCTCCGGCATCAAGGCGCTCAAGCGGCGGATCGAAAAGCGGGCCGAACGCGAAACGACCGACGACACCAACGTCAAAACGGGCCGCGGCGGCATTCGCGATATCGAGTTCGTGATTCAGTTCTTGCAACTGCTGAACGGCGGCGACTTGCCCGGCATTCGGACCGGCAACACGCTCGAAGCGATCGCGGCGCTGGAAGGCGCCGGTTGCTTGACGCTGCAAGAGCGGACGATCCTGGAAGAGAACTACGCGTTCCTCCGCAAGCTCGAACATCGGCTGCAGATCATGTTCGACCTGCAAACTCATACGATGCCCAGCGATGAGAAAGAGCTGACCAAGGTGGCTCTTCGCATGGGCTACGAGCATGGCAAAGAGGAATCGGCCCTGGTCGCCTTCCAGAACGACTACGCCGAAAAGACCGAGCTGAATCGCAAGATTCTCGATCACCTGCTGCACGATGCGTTTCCCGGCGACGACGACACCGCGCCAACGATCGACCTGGTACTCGACCCCGAGCCAGGCGACGAGATGATCGACGAAGTGCTGACCGGCTACGGGTTCCATCACCCCAAGAACGCCTACGACAACCTGATGGCGCTCACGACCGAGAAGGTTCGCTTTCTCTCGACGCGGCGCTGTCGTCACTTTTTGGCGGCGATCAGTCCCCAGTTGCTCGAAGCGATCTCGACGACGCCTGACCCCGACTCGACGCTGATCAACCTGGCGCAGGTCAGCGACTCGCTTGGCGGCAAGGGAATCTTGTGGGAGCTGTTCAGCGCAAATCCGGCGACGCTTAACCTGTACGTGCGGCTCTGTGCTGGCAGTCCCTATCTATCGAGCATCTTGATCAGCCACCCTGGCATGATCGACGAGCTGATGGACTCGCTGATGCTCGACAAGCTGCCGACGCGCGAGACGCTCGACCTGACGCTGACCGAACTTTGCCGCGGCGCCGAAGACATCACACCGATCTTGCACAGCTTCAAGAACTTGATGCACTTGCGGGTCGGCGTGCTCGACATGCTGGGCAAAAAAGACCTGCAAGCGCGGCTTGAGACCCTCTCGGACATCGCCGACATTTGCCTGAAGCGGATTGTCGCGCGCGAATACGATTATCTGAGTCAGCGGTTTGGCGAACCATGGCTGCCCGAAGATCGCCGCTGCGAGATGGTGATCATCGGACTTGGCAAGCTGGGTGGTCGTGAGCCGAACTACCATAGCGACCTCGACCTGATCTTCCTGTACGAAGGGGAAGGGCAGACCAATCCGGTCAACGGCAAAGGCCGTCCTGGCAGTGCGACCAGCAACCAACATTTCTTCGGTCAGCTGTCGCAGCGGATCATCAAATCGATCAGCGAGCTGGGCCCATACGGACGACTGTACGAAACCGACGCTCGACTTCGCCCGACCGGCAAGCATGGACCATTGGCGGTCTCGTTCGCCGAGTTCTACCGTTACCATGTCGAAGGCGTGGGCCAACTTTGGGAACGCCAGGCTCTTTGCAAGGCGCGCCCCGTCCATGGCGATCCGGCCGCCGGCGAGCGAGCGAAAGAGCTGATCCGCAACGTGATTGTGGCGAAGACCTGGCAGCCGGAGTACGCCGTAGAGATCCGTGACATGCGGCGGCGGATGGAAGAGACCGCCACCATCGCCAACTTGAAACGCGGCCCCGGCGGCACCGTCGACATCGAATTTGTCGTGCAGATGCTGCAGCTGTCGTGCGTCAGCGAACAACCCGAAACGCTGCAGCCCAACACGATCGATGCGCTCAGCGCCTTGCATGACGCGGGACGCCTGGCCGACGACGACCACGAACACTTTCATAATGCGTACGTCTTTTTTCGGATCGTCGAAGCTCGGCTGCGGTTGATGAATACGACCGCACGGCATGACTTGCCGAAAGAGCGACTGGAAGTGGCGAAACTCGCTTACCTGCTGGGCGACATGAACGGCGCCCAACTGCTGCGCGAGTGTCGCAAGCTGGCCCGCGAAACGCGGCGCCGATTCGAGCGAATCTTCAGCGAAGCGGCCCAACTGGCGCCTGCTTCGTCGTAG